A genomic stretch from Streptomyces sp. QL37 includes:
- a CDS encoding terpene synthase family protein, translating into MSDSASAPQGIATVLRWARSEGLVADAVAERRLLSMRLEVLAGRALPRAGAADVMLTAQWAVFVCWLDDHIDRQGLGSRPGELEGFTAPLRKVLEHDGKNSPTAPQAVVLRNLWRRTAPGMSDGWRARFACAYNDFLDASEQEVALRRNGVLLPLSKYVRLRRRTITLLPMIAVLERTGRAPMVEGPGVEARLRGLGGALADVAGWANDLASHADDIAAGQDNLVAVVAREDGCSTLCARTRVTAMIEDRREGFRTAAAALRSDYAVAAGDHNDAVGCYVDMVETFMAATLHWLAVTGRFGRPCPPWPCSI; encoded by the coding sequence ATGTCTGACAGTGCGTCCGCGCCTCAGGGCATCGCTACTGTGCTGCGGTGGGCTCGCAGCGAAGGTCTGGTTGCTGATGCGGTTGCCGAGCGTCGGCTCCTCAGCATGCGTCTGGAGGTTCTGGCCGGGCGGGCTTTGCCGCGGGCCGGTGCCGCCGACGTGATGCTGACGGCGCAGTGGGCAGTGTTCGTCTGCTGGTTGGATGACCACATCGACCGCCAGGGTCTTGGCTCCCGTCCAGGTGAACTCGAGGGTTTCACCGCTCCGCTGCGGAAGGTCCTCGAGCACGACGGGAAGAATTCGCCGACGGCTCCGCAGGCGGTGGTCCTGCGGAATCTTTGGCGGCGCACCGCACCAGGCATGTCGGACGGGTGGCGCGCTCGCTTCGCCTGTGCCTACAACGACTTCCTCGACGCCAGCGAACAGGAGGTGGCTCTACGGCGTAACGGGGTGCTGCTGCCGTTGTCGAAGTATGTGAGATTGCGGCGACGCACGATCACCTTGCTGCCCATGATCGCGGTCCTGGAACGCACCGGTCGCGCTCCGATGGTGGAGGGGCCCGGCGTGGAGGCCAGACTGCGGGGCCTGGGCGGGGCGTTGGCCGATGTGGCTGGGTGGGCAAACGACCTTGCCTCCCACGCCGACGACATCGCCGCAGGCCAGGATAATCTGGTGGCCGTCGTCGCGCGTGAGGACGGCTGCTCCACCCTCTGCGCCCGGACACGGGTCACCGCGATGATCGAGGACCGCAGAGAGGGGTTCCGGACCGCCGCCGCCGCGCTGCGCTCGGATTACGCAGTCGCGGCCGGGGACCACAACGATGCGGTGGGCTGCTATGTGGACATGGTGGAGACGTTCATGGCCGCCACACTGCACTGGCTGGCTGTCACCGGCCGCTTCGGCAGGCCCTGCCCTCCCTGGCCCTGCAGCATTTGA
- a CDS encoding GDSL-type esterase/lipase family protein, protein MTTRVACLGDSLTRAQLSVDYLDLLERRRPPDDVRLARFGVNGDFAHNLSRRLDAVVADPPDVITVLIGTNDARASLAGYPVERAMKRKQLPERPSAGWFQQCLGAIVERLRTETDATIALLSLPVLGQQLDGAAARASQAYSRMIAEVASTNKATYLPLHERQTEELRQADPPPIPYRDPTPAASVSVLVRHAVMRRSLDTISRRRGLVLTTDHIHQNSRGAALIAEVIDTWLPTWEPIRP, encoded by the coding sequence GTGACGACCCGTGTCGCGTGCCTCGGCGACAGCCTCACCCGCGCGCAGCTCAGCGTCGACTACCTGGACCTTCTCGAACGACGCCGCCCTCCCGACGACGTACGGCTCGCCCGCTTCGGCGTCAACGGCGACTTCGCCCACAACCTCTCACGGCGCCTCGATGCCGTCGTCGCGGACCCACCCGACGTGATCACCGTGCTGATCGGGACCAACGACGCCCGAGCGAGCCTCGCCGGCTACCCCGTCGAGCGGGCCATGAAGCGCAAACAACTACCCGAGCGCCCGTCGGCCGGCTGGTTCCAGCAGTGCCTGGGAGCCATCGTCGAACGGCTGCGAACAGAGACCGACGCGACGATCGCTCTGCTGTCCCTCCCGGTCCTCGGCCAACAACTCGACGGAGCCGCGGCACGGGCCTCACAGGCGTACAGCCGCATGATCGCCGAGGTCGCCAGCACCAACAAGGCGACCTACCTCCCGCTCCACGAACGCCAGACCGAGGAACTACGCCAGGCGGACCCGCCGCCGATCCCCTACCGGGACCCGACGCCCGCGGCGAGCGTCAGCGTCCTCGTCCGGCACGCCGTGATGCGCCGCAGCCTCGACACGATCTCGCGGCGCCGAGGTCTCGTGCTCACGACCGACCACATCCACCAGAACAGCCGCGGCGCCGCCCTCATCGCCGAGGTCATCGACACCTGGCTCCCGACGTGGGAGCCGATCCGGCCATGA
- a CDS encoding cupin domain-containing protein: protein MRLVNHEPNAIDLRTTPVHLGLGSRAKPVEGFAWDPEVLHAYSAAVAADGAEGRMVTIFDGDGPGDHWERHPAGDELVVCLSGSVTVTRDVAGVPDRVVLGPGEATVNPAGTWHAVDMAGPASILTITAGLGTDHRPRTDTRPTEHAGTSGPRTP from the coding sequence ATGAGACTCGTCAACCACGAACCCAACGCCATCGACCTGCGGACCACCCCCGTGCACCTCGGGCTGGGATCGAGAGCGAAACCCGTCGAGGGCTTCGCCTGGGACCCGGAGGTGCTCCACGCCTACAGCGCCGCGGTCGCGGCGGACGGCGCCGAGGGCCGCATGGTGACGATCTTCGACGGCGACGGCCCCGGCGACCATTGGGAGCGCCACCCCGCCGGCGACGAACTGGTCGTCTGCCTCAGCGGGTCGGTGACGGTCACCCGCGACGTGGCCGGAGTGCCCGACCGCGTTGTGCTCGGGCCCGGCGAAGCCACCGTCAACCCGGCCGGGACATGGCACGCGGTCGACATGGCGGGGCCGGCGTCCATCCTGACCATCACCGCCGGCCTCGGCACCGACCACCGTCCCCGGACCGACACCCGCCCGACCGAGCACGCCGGCACGTCCGGCCCGCGAACACCGTGA
- a CDS encoding helix-turn-helix domain-containing protein, with protein sequence MEDHTTTRSQARPAQALRRYVGSYAGFDLRGFPAGVHCGPPGHVLTAVITLSDPLEMSAGVDDGSPVTRFGSVAGGLMRRSVAIHHDGRQQGVQVSLTPLGARAIYGMPAAELAHRLVPLDELLGALGVELTDRLRAATTWAARFAVLDELLLRAVGRGAGGDRASRMHPEVAEAWRRLVAARGRVQVGAVAAELGWSRRYLTERFRGEVGLSPKTFARVLRFEHAHELATAHDPLPWADVATVSGYADQAHLVRDWSEFTGRSPTAWRRGEVLLGTG encoded by the coding sequence GTGGAGGACCATACGACCACCAGGAGCCAGGCACGTCCGGCGCAGGCCTTGCGGCGGTACGTCGGCTCGTATGCCGGTTTCGACCTTCGCGGGTTCCCGGCCGGGGTGCACTGCGGTCCGCCGGGCCACGTGCTCACCGCGGTGATCACCCTGTCCGACCCTCTGGAGATGTCGGCGGGCGTCGACGACGGGTCACCGGTCACCCGATTCGGCAGCGTGGCCGGCGGTCTGATGCGCCGGTCCGTCGCGATCCATCACGACGGACGCCAGCAAGGCGTGCAGGTGTCGCTGACACCGCTCGGTGCCCGGGCCATCTACGGCATGCCCGCCGCCGAGCTCGCCCACCGGCTGGTCCCACTCGACGAGCTTCTAGGAGCGCTCGGCGTCGAGCTGACCGACCGGCTCCGCGCGGCGACGACCTGGGCCGCGCGGTTCGCGGTGCTGGACGAATTGCTCCTGCGAGCCGTCGGCCGCGGCGCCGGCGGCGACCGCGCGTCCCGGATGCACCCCGAGGTGGCCGAGGCCTGGCGCCGCCTCGTGGCCGCGCGGGGCCGCGTCCAGGTCGGGGCGGTCGCCGCAGAACTGGGCTGGAGCCGTCGGTACCTCACCGAGCGGTTTCGCGGTGAGGTGGGCCTGTCGCCGAAGACCTTCGCCCGGGTTCTGCGCTTCGAGCACGCGCACGAACTGGCCACCGCGCACGACCCGCTTCCGTGGGCCGATGTGGCGACCGTCTCCGGCTACGCCGACCAGGCCCATCTCGTCCGGGACTGGAGCGAGTTCACGGGCCGGTCGCCGACAGCATGGCGTCGCGGCGAAGTCCTGCTCGGGACCGGGTAG